TGCAAATCTTAAAATATATGTATCATTAATAATGGACGAAGATATTAATCCGTTAATGAGGATGGAATATCTGAAAAATATCGACAATCAATTGGATAAGCTGAATTGGTTGATGGAAAGCATGATAAAAATGACCAGGCTTGAAAGCGGCATCATTCAGTTGAACCGTGAAGAGAGCAGCTTGAATGATGTGCTGCTGACATCCTTAAAACAGATATACCAAAAGGCATTAAAGAAGAATATAGATATAGTATTTATTCCTTCAGAAAAGTATATAAGGCTGTCTATTGACCTGAGATGGACGGCGGAGGCTATAACCAATATTCTGGACAATTCCGTTAAGTATACACAGGAATCGGGGAACATAAAAATACAAGTCCATAAATACGAGTTATTTGCCAGAATTGACATAGAGGATAATGGTGTAGGGTTTGATGAAAAGGAAGTTAATGATATATTCAAGCGATTTTATCGGGGGAAAAATTCTAATGGGATAGATGGGGTTGGCATTGGCCTTTATCTCACAAGAGAGATAATCTCAATGCAGGACGGATATATAAAAGCAAAGTCCGAATCAGGAAAAGGAAGTACATTTTCAGTTTTTTTGCCTCTGGAAAGCTGATAAAGTTTTTGTACCCGGGTATACCAATCTTACAATCGGTATGCCCGGGTGCTGAATAGTGTTTGTCTGAATTATATATTGAATAGAATATCCGCATAGGTTGGGATAGGCCAGATATTTGAATCTACTATACGTTCCAGTTCATCAGCAACTGTTCTTAATGCTTCCATTCTTGCAAAAACATCATTTCTGTAGAACATAGCTTGCTCAAATGTATCTTCAAAAGAATTCTGAGCCTTGCTTAGACTATTCTCCAATAGAGAAATTTCCTTTTTAAATTGCGAAGCAAAGGAAGCTGTTTCCTTAAGCAAGTCTGTATTGGCACTTAAATCTGCTTCAATTCCGCAATTCTTAATTTCATTTATAGATTTTGCAATTTCAGTTTCAAATTTGATGCAAGCCGGAAGAAGCTGTCTTTTTGCCATTTCGAGCATGGTCATAGCCTCTATATTAATTGTCTTGATATATTTCTCAAGTGAGATTTCATATCTGGAATGCATTTCAACTCTAGAGAAGACCTTGTGCTTTTCCATGACAGTCATGTTCTTTTCCTTTAACAGGCAAGCAATTGCTTCAACATAGCTCTTAATGTTTGGAAGACCTCTTTTTTCAGCTTCTTTTACCCATTCGTCAGAATATCCGTTACCATTGAATATTATTCGTCCGTTTTCCTTTACCACATCTTTAATAATGCTGTTTACTTCTTTTGAGAAATCCTTTGCCTTTTCAAGTCTGTCAGCAAACTGTTCCAGCACATGTGCAACTATTGTATTTAGGAAGAAGTTCGGTGATGCAATGGATGCAGAAGAACCAACCATTCTGAATTCAAATTTATTACCAGTAAAGGCAAACGGTGAAG
This region of Clostridium sp. BNL1100 genomic DNA includes:
- a CDS encoding HAMP domain-containing sensor histidine kinase — protein: MNGIKKREAALIAAIYCICIAFMTYQLLVAKNIQAVIFCIIFTVLLAVMITALILLLHRYMHSVMVRLSDMIASLIDMRETEVFSVLNDDLLSKLQSQVLKLSRILKLQNKKLRNEKNEIKSLISDISHQLKNPLANLKIYVSLIMDEDINPLMRMEYLKNIDNQLDKLNWLMESMIKMTRLESGIIQLNREESSLNDVLLTSLKQIYQKALKKNIDIVFIPSEKYIRLSIDLRWTAEAITNILDNSVKYTQESGNIKIQVHKYELFARIDIEDNGVGFDEKEVNDIFKRFYRGKNSNGIDGVGIGLYLTREIISMQDGYIKAKSESGKGSTFSVFLPLES